AGTTGGTCATGAATAAACGGAAAcgtagtttacaaaaaaaaaaataaacggaAACGTAAAAATACATCAACTGGACAAAACCATTGGAGGGGCAATCTTATGTAactgtgaaacaaaaaaaatagtagaaaaATGCATGCATTTCAATTGCAGAGGATTATGTGGtggtgaaaaaaaaactatttattaaaattattctaCAATATTTGAACTAATGAACATATTTTGAAATCCAAACTGTTTTACGGCCAAAAGATCCTTGTTtcagtggttttttttttttaccaaaagcAACATGTATTGGTGAGACACCTAATTCAACCCAGGAAGGATTGTGATGTGATGCGGATGTTTATTGGGGAATTCCTCCACGTCCttaattttattgattaaaatcATGTCGTCTTTGGAAAtcaataaaattctaaaaagaCTAAAATATGGTCAATGGtggaaaaccaaaataaaataggaGCCACGGCTCCAAGTTAAAAGACTCTAAACGTTGACAGCGaatcttaaattatttatcgtccAAATTAACTCACAAGTGATTGGGTTGGTGGTGTTGAAAAGAGAACTAAAGCCAATTAGTTTATTGATCATCGTCGTCTTGTACTTCGTCAAAGGTTAtaacaaaattgttttttagatgcatctttaataattaatatcaaataaatatttgttttggcAACAAAAAGAAGGATCATTAATTGAggaagttattttttttttccttttacaaAGCACGAAAAATGATGTATACggttgatttttaaaattaatgtgtAATCAAAtatcaatacaatactaaaaggggaatAAGGGCTTCCCACATGCTTCCACGTCCTTAATAATAATCAACCAATaggatgtctttttttttccacgTCACGCGAAGGATGGgctgttttgtttctttgatccgtaaaatataaaatttgacacaaaagCCCAATCCAAAATAAACCTAGCAAAACTCATAAACAtcgtctttttctctttctcacctTCCCCAGTTTTCTACGTTTCTTCCCTACTGTATCTAAGCCATAAATTGAACCTCTAATAACATAAACGTTCGACTTGCTTCATTATCGTCTCCACCTCTCTCCTTATCTGCGAAAATCAATCATAGTATTCTAATCTCTTGCTTTGTTTGATTGCTTCCATGTCAGTTGGCTTCCTTAAAATATAttggattcttcttcttccctggAAAATTGAAGGTGCTTCCTCTTTTTTCCCTCTCTCTTACTTCTTAATTGTTTTCATAACTAAATTGGATATGCGATTCGATctaatttagggttttagtatcAATATTATCCCAATTTCGTTCATATCACAGCACTGTCTCTGGGTTctaaaaagaaaagctctcaatatcttatttttctctgccacagagagagagagagagagagagagagagagagagagagagagagagagagagagagagagagagagagagagagagagagagagagagagagagctaaaGGGGTTTCGAGTGAAGATGAAGGAGGGAAAGCAATAGAGACGTCACAGCCGACGGTGGCTCCTCCGGCGAAGCACAGCCGACAGCTAGGAGCTCAGCTGTCGGGAAGCATGAGTTTCAGCAGACAAATGTCGAATGAAGACGAGGAGATGTCGAGGACGGCTTTGTCTGCTATCAGGGCGAAAGAAGAGGAGATCGAGAAGAATAAGATGGAGATTAGGGAAAGGGTTCAAGCTCAGCTTGGTCGTGTCGAAGAGGAGACTAAGCGCCTCGCTTTGATCCGTGAGGTATAGCATCTTTACTtcctcatcttttttttttttttgagaattgtgctttaattttgtttcttacatagaaaaaaacaaattaagatataaaaattgGACATATGGGGGTTTAATGCAGTGAAGCTATGTGGTTGTGATTCATGTTTAGGGGGAGATTTGTAGGACCCCAAGTATTGAAATTTTCAAGAAACATTGAACAAAAAatagcttctttttttgttttttcttttaaattataagtaaagaTTGGGACTTTTGTGAGTGTTTCCACTTTTGTATCACTAATTGTAAAATCCATTTGGTAAAAATGAGATTTGTGGATCAAAGTTCTTTCCTTTTTATGAAAACTACCATGATTAAGAAGCTTAATGGTTTGAATTGTATATTTAGGAACTTGAAGGTTTAGCTGAACCCATGAGGAAAGAAGTTGCTTTGGCCAGGAAGAAGATTGATTCTGTCAACAAAGAGTTAAAGCCTTTGGGTCATACTGTTCAGAAAAAGGTATGGCCATTGCACATAACCAAATCCATTATATGTCTGGTTGAGGATCATTATTAAGATGCTAATCTGGTGTGTAGGAACGAGAGTACAAAGAAGCTCTTGAAGCATTCAACGAAAAGAACAGGGAGAAGGTGCAGCTAATCACCAAGCTTACGGAGGTTAGTCAACTAATTCTAaaatccttttcttttttttatttattgaatataGTAATTGGAGATAGTGTTTGAATAATTGGTTCAAgtgtttatcttcttctctGGTTATGGTTCTATGTTTGTCTAAATATATCTGTGAGTCTTGAGCTTAGTTAGTGATTTTTCAACTCAAACAAAAATTACAACATGATCtttgaattttaaaacatcTGGTTTATTATTGACTGAATACAAGTACACGCTAATCCTCAATTTCTACAGACTCGAGAATAATAAATAAGATTCAGTGAGAAAGGTGAATCAGGCCAACATGCATGACGGCACATCCAGAAAGTAATTTACCTTCTTGATACCAGCAATCACATGCAGCGGAACAAAACCATGATCATCCATGTGCCCACGAAGGTATGTGTCTCTAATCAAATTCTCTTCACtgtaacaaaaagaaacatttgCATCTAAATTACTCCTTCCCAGAAGAGAAATGAGACGAATAAGAGAGATTCAATACAAAAGTACTacctaaaataatattgtatttGCTTCTGTAGTTTTACGTTTAGAGGAAGATCTTGGACTTGGTAAAAGACTGGACCAGGTGAGAGAGGGCTGATGAAAGGCATACGGGGATAATATGGAGATGCCAATTCTGAAATGAAAGAcgcattagaaaaaaaaaaagagttccaaAACGTGATCTTTCAATGTATCTCACTAGGAGGAAAAGGCACATGCCCGCCAAAAGGCTGAATAGGCTGAGCTGCCATAAACTGAGGAGGAATTGACTGCATAGTTGGAGGTTGATGTCTCACAAATGCTGGGGCGCCTCTTTGTGAATGTGCATTTCCATCTCTCCCACTAAAGCTTCTGCAAAAATTCCAGTTTTGATTCCCTTGCTCCTGGCTGCGCCTGCCACCATGactttggtggtggtggtggtggtggttacCATTTTGGTTCCTGTGCGAGTGCCGTGGTGAAAAGTTGTCACTACAACCACCATGGGTTTGTGATGCAGAGCCATTCCTCTGGTTTTGGCCTCTAGGAGAAGGGTTGTGCGAAGGTGTTTCGACAAGTGGATCTTGAGAAACAGTACCATTAGCAGCGGATCCAGAAGAGctatagtaatttttaaaaaaatttataaaataaaaaaaatttatataaaataattttactgtTGACTTACTATTCTAATATTTCAATTTGaatattctctttgttttataatataatggtttaaaagtattttttgttacactatataaattgtttttatatttcaatgtaactttatatttattatatattgcgtggccaattaaattatgtaaattactgtataattgtttaaatttaaatattaaatgacagttttctaaagaaataacttttaaatattacagattttaattaaaattgattacaTTTTGAAGCAGATGgagtaatctataaactaactctatataTATACCTT
The sequence above is drawn from the Brassica napus cultivar Da-Ae chromosome A8, Da-Ae, whole genome shotgun sequence genome and encodes:
- the LOC125577378 gene encoding uncharacterized protein LOC125577378 isoform X1, coding for MSFSRQMSNEDEEMSRTALSAIRAKEEEIEKNKMEIRERVQAQLGRVEEETKRLALIREELEGLAEPMRKEVALARKKIDSVNKELKPLGHTVQKKEREYKEALEAFNEKNREKVQLITKLTEVSQLILKSFSFFYLLNIVIGDSV
- the LOC125577378 gene encoding uncharacterized protein LOC125577378 isoform X2, producing the protein MSFSRQMSNEDEEMSRTALSAIRAKEEEIEKNKMEIRERVQAQLGRVEEETKRLALIREELEGLAEPMRKEVALARKKIDSVNKELKPLGHTVQKKEREYKEALEAFNEKNREKVQLITKLTETRE